One stretch of bacterium DNA includes these proteins:
- a CDS encoding ribose-phosphate pyrophosphokinase, whose protein sequence is MTNPGEIKLISGSNSRKLMEAIAGYLKIEPCAHEVTRFKDGEIRVQIKESVRGHDVFIIQSTEPPGDNLLELLLLVDAAKRASAKRITAVMPYFGYARQDRKDQPRVPISAKLVANLIQVAGTSRVLTLDLHADQIQGFFDIPVDNLYATPVFKEYFNNLDPTKDVVVAPDVGATKRARAFARRLGDVPIALIDKRRPEPNKAEVMNIVGDVKGKRCLIVDDIIDTGNTLVEAVKALLNKGAEEVKAVATHALFSDNCVEKLEKSELSEVVVTDSIPKVYQVKSNKIKVLSVAPLIGEAIRRIHDELSVSSLFI, encoded by the coding sequence ATGACAAATCCAGGCGAAATAAAGTTAATTAGTGGTTCAAATTCGAGAAAGTTGATGGAGGCAATAGCTGGTTACTTAAAGATAGAGCCCTGTGCTCACGAAGTAACCAGATTTAAGGATGGGGAAATTCGGGTACAGATAAAGGAAAGCGTAAGAGGACACGACGTTTTTATAATTCAATCGACGGAGCCACCTGGAGATAATTTGTTAGAACTTTTGCTTCTGGTAGATGCTGCGAAAAGGGCTTCTGCAAAGCGAATAACCGCAGTTATGCCATACTTTGGCTACGCAAGACAGGATAGGAAAGACCAGCCGAGAGTTCCGATATCTGCTAAGCTTGTTGCTAATCTTATTCAGGTTGCCGGAACCTCAAGGGTTTTAACCCTTGATCTCCATGCCGACCAGATACAAGGTTTTTTTGACATCCCGGTGGATAATCTTTATGCAACGCCGGTCTTTAAAGAGTATTTTAATAATCTTGATCCTACTAAGGATGTGGTTGTCGCTCCGGATGTGGGGGCAACCAAGCGGGCGAGAGCCTTTGCACGGAGACTGGGCGATGTTCCCATCGCTCTTATAGATAAAAGAAGGCCTGAGCCGAATAAAGCAGAGGTTATGAATATCGTGGGTGACGTGAAGGGAAAAAGATGTCTAATAGTGGATGACATTATTGATACAGGAAATACCCTTGTTGAGGCCGTCAAGGCTCTATTAAATAAGGGGGCTGAAGAGGTTAAAGCGGTTGCCACTCATGCCCTCTTTTCTGATAATTGTGTAGAAAAGTTAGAAAAATCTGAACTTTCTGAAGTGGTTGTAACGGATTCTATTCCCAAGGTTTATCAGGTTAAAAGCAACAAAATAAAAGTACTTTCTGTTGCTCCTTTAATTGGGGAAGCAATCAGAAGAATACACGATGAGCTGTCTGTTAGCTCTTTGTTTATATAA
- a CDS encoding 50S ribosomal protein L25, giving the protein MELEVRIREKTGKETSKKLRKGGWIPAVVYGAHEENLHISVPLKEVHELIKETHGEAKVIKLKGENLEKEVLLKHVDRDPVTGEVIHVDFQIIHKGEEIQIDIPVEIQGSAKGTKVGGILEVLHWHIPVRGEITKIPPHITIDVTNLDIHDSIHVKDLKIEGVKILLNPEETIVTVIPPKRMEEVKAEAAAEEAQPVEGGEEEKEE; this is encoded by the coding sequence ATGGAACTTGAGGTGAGAATTAGGGAAAAAACAGGTAAAGAGACTTCTAAGAAACTTAGGAAAGGTGGTTGGATTCCTGCTGTTGTATATGGGGCCCATGAGGAAAATTTACACATTAGTGTGCCGTTGAAAGAGGTTCATGAGCTGATTAAAGAAACTCATGGTGAGGCGAAGGTAATTAAGCTGAAAGGTGAAAATTTGGAAAAAGAGGTTTTGTTGAAACATGTGGATAGAGATCCTGTAACTGGCGAGGTAATTCATGTTGATTTTCAAATAATTCATAAGGGCGAAGAAATTCAGATTGATATACCCGTTGAAATCCAGGGTAGCGCTAAGGGTACAAAGGTAGGGGGTATTTTAGAAGTGTTACATTGGCACATTCCCGTTCGGGGCGAGATAACCAAGATTCCACCTCATATAACCATAGATGTTACGAACCTGGACATACACGATTCAATACATGTAAAGGATTTAAAGATTGAAGGTGTTAAGATATTATTAAATCCCGAAGAGACCATAGTAACGGTCATACCTCCGAAGAGAATGGAGGAGGTTAAGGCAGAAGCGGCAGCTGAAGAGGCCCAACCTGTTGAGGGTGGAGAAGAGGAAAAAGAAGAATAG
- the pth gene encoding aminoacyl-tRNA hydrolase translates to MKIFLVGIGNPGRIYTFTRHNIGQLFVDFVAGTFGVNFQPGKGEYLFAKRGELFLFKSLTYMNLSGTAVKDIVDDFGVDVSQELFVCHDDLDMEPFSVKVKYDGGSGGHRGIESCIFHLETVDFYRIKFGIGKPQTLDPKDYVLSQLSEDELNKFKDSFKIALDGILKMLNEGRDKGITFINTYGRRINNG, encoded by the coding sequence GTGAAAATATTTCTGGTTGGAATTGGAAATCCAGGGCGGATTTATACGTTTACGAGGCATAATATAGGTCAACTCTTTGTTGATTTTGTTGCAGGGACCTTTGGAGTAAATTTCCAGCCTGGTAAAGGGGAATATTTGTTTGCCAAAAGAGGCGAACTTTTCCTTTTCAAGAGCCTGACTTACATGAACCTTTCAGGTACTGCCGTTAAAGACATTGTGGATGATTTTGGTGTTGATGTGAGTCAGGAGCTTTTTGTGTGCCATGACGACCTTGACATGGAACCATTCAGCGTTAAGGTAAAGTATGATGGCGGTTCAGGAGGACACCGGGGCATCGAATCTTGCATATTCCATTTAGAGACTGTTGACTTTTACAGAATCAAGTTTGGAATTGGTAAGCCACAAACCTTGGATCCAAAGGATTACGTTCTTTCTCAGTTATCGGAAGACGAATTGAATAAATTTAAAGATTCCTTTAAGATTGCTTTAGATGGCATCCTGAAGATGTTAAATGAGGGTAGGGATAAGGGTATAACATTCATTAACACCTACGGGAGAAGAATTAATAATGGATGA
- the efp gene encoding elongation factor P codes for MPDLRPGMAIKYEGEIYLVVSYQHIHMGRGGATIRTRLKNLKTGQVKEVSLRESDYYEEVTLERKPAHLSYVEGENYHFLESETFEDVTFTADHLGDAVYYLREGEEVTILYVDGVPVNIELPTFVVLEVVETDPGLRGDTASGGSKPAKLETGLVVQVPLFIKIGDKIKVDTRTGEYLERA; via the coding sequence ATGCCTGATCTAAGACCAGGAATGGCAATCAAATACGAAGGAGAAATTTATCTCGTTGTGTCTTATCAGCACATTCATATGGGGAGGGGAGGCGCGACCATTAGGACGCGCCTAAAAAACTTAAAGACTGGTCAGGTGAAGGAGGTTAGTCTCAGAGAATCAGATTATTACGAAGAAGTTACCCTTGAAAGGAAACCTGCGCATCTCTCATATGTGGAAGGAGAAAATTATCATTTCCTTGAATCGGAAACCTTTGAAGATGTGACTTTTACTGCGGATCATTTAGGAGATGCAGTTTACTATTTAAGAGAAGGTGAAGAAGTGACCATTTTATACGTTGATGGAGTGCCTGTAAACATCGAACTTCCTACTTTTGTGGTTCTTGAAGTTGTAGAGACTGACCCTGGGCTTAGGGGCGATACCGCATCGGGTGGTTCAAAGCCTGCTAAATTGGAAACTGGCCTTGTGGTTCAAGTTCCGCTCTTTATTAAAATTGGAGATAAAATTAAAGTTGATACGAGAACTGGTGAATATTTAGAGAGGGCTTAG
- the accB gene encoding acetyl-CoA carboxylase biotin carboxyl carrier protein: MNLEKLKRLLEFMEEHDLQEMELKGLFYHIKLRKAGETNYIPLEQTNKSEKQTIVSSGSASVQPAEAKKESENNYYQIRSPMVGTFYRSPSPGAEPYVKEGDIVKKGQVLCIIEAMKVMNEIESDVNGRIVKVLVENGKPVEYNQPLFLVDTNV, translated from the coding sequence ATGAATCTTGAAAAATTAAAGAGACTTCTGGAGTTTATGGAAGAGCATGACCTCCAGGAAATGGAGCTTAAAGGTTTATTTTATCATATAAAGCTCAGAAAAGCAGGGGAAACAAATTATATCCCTTTAGAACAGACAAATAAATCTGAAAAACAGACTATTGTTTCTTCAGGATCTGCTTCAGTTCAGCCTGCTGAGGCTAAAAAGGAGAGCGAAAACAACTATTATCAAATTCGTTCCCCGATGGTTGGGACCTTTTATCGTAGCCCGTCTCCTGGTGCAGAGCCCTATGTCAAAGAAGGCGATATCGTGAAAAAAGGGCAAGTCTTGTGTATAATAGAGGCGATGAAGGTGATGAATGAAATAGAGTCGGATGTAAATGGACGAATCGTTAAAGTACTAGTGGAAAACGGCAAGCCTGTTGAGTATAATCAACCCCTCTTTCTTGTGGATACCAACGTTTGA
- the kdsB gene encoding 3-deoxy-manno-octulosonate cytidylyltransferase, translating into MNSIIVIPARIGSTRFPRKVLYPIYGKPLIQWVYEGAKKSKIAEKILIATDSEEVKRQAELFGAEAILTPSELPSGTDRVYHAIRELDVKYVINLQGDEPLITGEVLDKIFHALFEGNCDIATPYYTTDSVEEAENVNRVKIVSDISDYALYFSRSLIPHYREATVNQIFKIHIGVYGFTKESLKKFVLLPQSFLERAEKLEQLRALENGLKIKLVEVDYRPCPVDTPDDVEEVKKRLKSQIG; encoded by the coding sequence ATGAACTCCATCATAGTTATCCCAGCTCGAATTGGATCTACAAGATTTCCAAGAAAAGTTTTATACCCAATCTATGGGAAACCATTAATTCAGTGGGTCTATGAAGGTGCGAAAAAATCAAAGATCGCAGAAAAAATTTTAATAGCCACCGATTCTGAAGAAGTTAAAAGGCAGGCGGAGCTTTTTGGTGCTGAAGCTATTTTAACTCCTTCAGAGTTACCCTCGGGAACCGACCGTGTATACCATGCAATAAGAGAATTGGATGTTAAATATGTAATAAATCTGCAGGGAGATGAGCCATTAATAACGGGAGAGGTCCTTGACAAAATTTTCCATGCCCTCTTTGAAGGAAACTGCGACATCGCAACCCCATACTACACAACAGATAGTGTAGAAGAAGCAGAAAATGTAAACCGGGTAAAAATAGTTTCAGATATCAGCGATTATGCCCTATATTTTTCAAGAAGCCTTATACCCCACTATCGGGAAGCCACGGTTAACCAAATTTTTAAAATACACATAGGTGTTTATGGTTTTACCAAAGAAAGTCTCAAAAAATTCGTTCTTTTGCCCCAGTCTTTTCTTGAAAGGGCAGAAAAACTTGAGCAACTCCGTGCCCTTGAGAATGGGCTAAAGATTAAACTGGTAGAAGTTGACTATAGACCCTGCCCTGTAGATACTCCCGATGACGTAGAAGAAGTTAAAAAAAGGCTTAAATCACAAATTGGGTAA